In Tepidimicrobium xylanilyticum, a single window of DNA contains:
- a CDS encoding methyl-accepting chemotaxis protein encodes MDDIAFQTSILALNAVVGAARAGQYGKGFAVVVEEVRILAAKSTDAAKEITELIENSTGMAK; translated from the coding sequence ATTGATGATATAGCATTTCAAACAAGTATTCTTGCATTAAATGCAGTGGTAGGAGCTGCTAGGGCAGGGCAATATGGAAAAGGCTTTGCTGTAGTAGTAGAAGAAGTAAGGATATTGGCTGCAAAGTCAACGGATGCTGCAAAAGAAATCACTGAGTTGATTGAAAATTCCACTGGCATGGCAAAGTAA
- a CDS encoding HAMP domain-containing protein gives MISKPINHMVEVADKLALGDIYVDIECTYKDEMGKLGNSFRVLANAIKEQTHLVKRMAEGDFSMSVEIRSEKDTFGIALNRMIEKINDLLSNIVIASE, from the coding sequence AAGCCAATTAACCATATGGTTGAGGTAGCAGATAAGTTAGCATTAGGTGATATATATGTTGATATTGAATGTACATATAAAGATGAAATGGGAAAATTGGGTAATTCCTTTAGAGTTTTAGCTAATGCTATAAAAGAACAAACACATCTTGTAAAGAGGATGGCAGAAGGCGATTTTTCTATGTCGGTTGAGATCCGTTCAGAAAAGGATACTTTTGGAATAGCACTAAATAGAATGATTGAAAAGATAAATGATTTGTTGTCAAATATTGTAATAGCTTCAGAATAG